Sequence from the Panicum virgatum strain AP13 chromosome 5N, P.virgatum_v5, whole genome shotgun sequence genome:
TCCATTATGGAGGCGCACTGCCGCTCCAGCTCGTCCTTGTGGGCCGCCAGGTACCGGTACGGCCGGACCGCCATAGGTGCTGCGCCAGGCTTGAGGACGATATGGTGGTCACGCGCGCGCACTGGAGGGAGTCCCTTGGGCTCGGCGAAGACGTCGGCGAACGAGTCCAGCAGCCCGTCGAGGAGGGAGTCGCCGGCCGAGGTAACGTGGACACCCGGTGCGGTCGGCGGGGGTACACCGCGCTAACAGATGCCGCGCCCGTCCTGCTAGAACGTCATGGTCCGGGCCGCGAAATCCTAGACGATGGGTCCCAAGGTAGCCATCCACTCCGTGCCAAGGACGACATCATACCCGGCGAGGGGCATCACGAAGAGATCGACGCGGAACTCCTTGCCGGCGATGGTGAGCGGTGCTTGTCGGAGGACGCCCGGACACGAGACCTTCTCGCCATTTGCCACCGTTGCCGTGAGCCAGGGCAGGGGCTGGATGGGCCACCCTGTGGGCagtgctgcagcctcgccaatGAAGCTGTGGCTCGAGCTGGTGTCGACGAGCGCGATCACTGAAGTGGCGCCCAGgtccaccttgagcttcaccgTGTTGCAGACGGGCACGCCGGTGACCACGTGTAGGGAGAAGACCGGCGTCTCCTCAGCCGGTTCCGAGGTGTCCCccgtgtcgtcgtcgtcgccgagatCCACGCCGTGGATGTAGAAGAGGCGCTTGCAGACCCGGTTATGTCCCCGGGTGTACTTCTCGTCACAGTTATAACAAAGGCCAAGTCGGCGGCGCTCGTCGTGCTCCGCCTAGGACAGCCGCTTGACCGGACGGCCTTCCACCGTGGCCGTGGTCCTGTCCTTGTCGAGGGTGGGAGCCTGCGGGGCGGGACAGGAAGTTGGCTCTGGAAGTAGGCCGCGGCCCGCTGGCTTGGTGGGTGCCGGCGTGTACTGCTCGCGCAGCTCCAGTTGCCGCGCCAGGCTCATGGCAGCCGCCAGGGACTGCGGGTTGTGGACTTGGACGTCGAGGCTGAGCGGAGGACAGAGGCCGCCCGTGAACAGCTGGACGCGCTGCGCCTCGTCGAGATGGCCGGCGCACGGGAGGAGCGCTTGGAAGCGATCCTGGTACTCCGCCACAGTGCCTGTGTGGCGGCAATCTGCGAGCTCGAAGAGGGGGCGGCGCGCAAAGGCGGCCCGTACCGCAGGTTGAGGAGTTCCTTGAACTTGCGCCACGACGGTGTGCCCTCGTCCGCCTGGACTTGGATGTACCACATCTGCGCCCCGTCCTCAAGATTGTAGGACGCCATCCATACCTTCTCTTCCTCCATGATCCGCTGCTGATGGAAGTAGGACTCACATCTGTTGATGAAGATGAGCGGATCGAATTTCCCATCGTAGCGAGGAAAAATCCATCTTCTGGAACCGCGGTGGTCGATCGCTGTGGTGCTCTCCGGAGCCGTGCTTGCTGCTGGACGACGACGAACGATTGGCCGTGAGGGCGGCAATCGCCTTGGCGTTGGAGCCCACGGTGGTCTGCAGGAGTTTGACGGCGTTGGCGAGGGTCTCCACGGTGGTCTTCAAGTCAGCGCTTTCACCCGAGTTGTCGCCCATGGTGACAGCAggcgatggcggcgcggcggctgctggTGGCTGTGTAGCGGCGGTGGCTGGCGGTGGGGAGCTGGAGCGGGAAGGCGAGGATCGCCGGGATCGTGATACCAGGTTGTCAAGGGCCGCAAACCCCTGGGTAGCTGGACCTCGGCTACGGAGTTCGTAGCCTCGACCCGTCTTCTCCGGCGAGGATAAACCCTAGCCGCAGGCTtacgtgagagagagagagagagagttggagGAAGTTGGAGATAATATCTTTCTTGATTCTCAATTGTTCAGATTACACACTTATATGGCCAAAGGCCCAACCGGACTCTCCTCTAATTTAGGATCTAACAAACCAACTATCGGTGGCCATCCTAACTAGCCACTAGCGCCCTCCTGGCGCGCGCTCACCGCGCCTCCCGCACGTTCGGTGTCGCGGCGCACATCTCGCGCCCGTCTGCGCCTTGTGTACGTGCGCCCGACCATGACAGTATTGCAATAGCACTAGTGATCTCTTAAAAGGTCCCATAGTTTGAATGGTGATTCTCAAGAAACCCAGATATTGCAAGAGCAGAGGACATAtcattttgaaaaagaaaaggctaAATGTTTCAAAAAGCACAAAACAAAGCTTACCACTTTCCCAGGGAAGCATGTTCATGAAAATAGATAGGAACCATGGTCCAGTAACCCATGCAACTTGTACACCAAGGTAATCAAGATGATTTACTGTAAAAAATACATGAATTTTCTTGTGAAACTTGTGTTGTTAACATCAATAAGCGATATGgtaaaataatgaaaatattGAACGAATGAGTCACCTAGTTTTGGGAATCTCTCTCGGACTAACTCCTCTAAAACAAGCTGATCCACCTATGGGGAAACCAAAATGCAGAAAATGTAAAGATAATGTAAAATAAACAAAGAAGATTGAAGGTCAAACCAGTGAACCACCCAATAGCATGCAAGCATTATAATAAAGAAAAGGGTAATTTATAATACCTGAGATTCGATCATTTCTTCAGAAAAGTAACCATCAAAATAGTCATCCATAATGCCTGTCAATGCCCTGTGGACCCCATGAAAACACACAAAAAGGAGTTTAGTTCAGGAGTACAATTACGTAATCAATATTTCAGTTGAAATAACATGAAACATCGTAGTTGTACTACAGAACCTACCAAAATGCATTCTCCTCAGGCATCAGTAGAAGTAACAAACCAGCAAAGAAGTTCATTGCCTGCATTAATTTTAGGACTAGTTTTAGCATTGAGTCGCCAGTGCATATGTTTGATGAttatattataaaataaaaaacccTAGACTGGGGGGAGGACGCCTTTAGCTTTAAGCAGCAGCCCACCTAAACCTGTCAAGGGCAGGAAGTTCACCAGGGTTTGCTTCTTTGGCAGCCTGGGACCGTGCAACCATTGCACAGGGAGGTGGAATGGCTCCCTTAAGGCCCCAACAAGCTAATGGAATTCATTGACATGAAAAACAATATGATAAGCATTAAACAAGAGATGTACCTGGCAGTAACCAACTGATGGATTGTGTCTAGCATAAGCTGTGAGCAAGCGTCTTAATGCATTTCTACCATCCTCATCTAGTGCAGGATGCCCTGGAAATGTTCTAGGCAAATCCTAAAAGGCTCCAAAGTAAAAGATGACATTAACAAATGAAATATGCATTCCGTTTTTAGAGTAAAAAGAATCATAATGATCCACATACCTTCTCTATTTGCCCTTTCCACTTTTCAGAAGAAAATGGTTGAGATGCTTTTGGTTTTCCATTATCACACTCCCTAGGCGGAGAATCAGAACATTTGCTGTCTCCTTTTTCACCATCCGCTGCAAGGAGGCCCTCATAGTACCCTTTCACCCGACGAGCTCCAATACCAATAAAAGCTTGCCACAGCTGTCTCCACAAATCAAAAGGATTTGTTATCTTAATAGAAAATGCATCAATTCTGGTTCTAGAAAAATGCAATATATACCTCTCCTCTCAGAGCCATTGGAAGCCCATCACGGACCAAACATTCTAATTCTTCCTTCCAAGGATAATAGTCTTCTTGGTCTGCACCTCTATTTGTACCTGAGTCAGCATTGGAAATGTCAGCTGAAGGCACTTCTTGGCTAGGATCAACCTTCTCTACATCATAGAACTCATCATCAGAATCCTCCGATGGTTTGCTCTCTTCAGGATTATCAGGGTGCAGTTCATCCCCCGTATACCCCTCTTTAACAGAAGAAAATTGCTTTTTCTTGACACGTGAGTTCATCATGTCCTCAATGTGGCCCAAAGAGGGCCTGATTTCAGACCATATCTGGATCTTATGTGGTCTTTGCTGCCTCAATGCTTTCTCATCTGGCCTGGCATCCTCAGCATTCTTGCCAGGAGGTCCATCATCCTCGTTGGAAGGTGCAACCTTGACGTCCTCTCCGGATGACTCTCCGTCCTCAGCCTGCCGATCCAGAAAATTCTTCCATCTCTCGgacctctcctcttcctcctcctgcagAGCCAACAGCACAATATATGCAACTCAGCAAGATGAAATAACATGGTGCAAAATGTAGGAATCGGCAGGGAGGCTGCTCTTCCACCTTGTAGATATTTGCATACTCTCTGTACCGCTGCAGGTGCTGTGGCCGCACAGCAAAACCATAAGCGTCCCTGTACCACCACCCAATGCGTCAGTCAGAAATGCACTAGTGATAGCCAATGCCGCAACCATGAGGTACAGTCCTCTTCATCAGAGACCCGGGACAAATCAATTTGCTAAAACCCATCACGCTCACTAAATTTAGCTTAACAATTCATTTGTACTATTATGGAAAAAATAATCGACAGTTTCGCTTCACCTCAGATCCTGCAAGCATCACAGGACCACAATTCAAacattttgaaaacaaaagtaaTTCATCACGTCAGAAATGCGGAGATCTCGGCGCTGCATTGCCCAAATTCGGCAATATCTCGCCCTCGATCGAGATCCCCGCGAAATCCCAAAATATCTCCGAAAACACGAGCGGAAGTCTCGAGCAGGAACTCCGCGAGAAAAAGAAAATCCCCCGAAACAGCGTAGACCAACCAACGCGTCACCGAGATGCTCGCGGCTGGGAGAGGCGGGAACGAACCGCTTGTGCTCGAAGGCGATGAAGGGGAGGGCCTTGGCCTTCATCTCctctcctccaccaccaccagcgccgcgccgcgccgcgccgcgccgcgccgcgctacCACCACCGTCCTGCTCGTCTCCCTCGTCGGCCCGcggcccgcggcgcggcgcctcAGGTGAACTCAGCGACGGCGTCGGCCGGTGGCGCTGGCGTAGGCAGGCAAAAGCGAAGCGTACGGTGCGGGAGTGATGACTGGAGTGGAGTGCGATTCGAGCTCAGGGGTCGGTGGCGACCCCGATTATTGTACTGCGGCAGCGCTGCTGCTGAGATTTGAGATTTGACCTTGCGTGGCAGCGTGAAACCGCGGAGCGCCCCCCGCCTGGCTACTGGGGAGTTGGGAAATCGGAGGAGCGCCTTAAATATTTTTTCAACTTTTCCCCTTATTTTTGCCATTTTTTATATaggttttctctctctcctctgtgGTTGTAATTAATCTGGGGTTCCGGGTGCATGGAGATTGGGAAAGACGGGCACTTGGGAGTGACCCCGGCCACCCTCGTGGCCAGTTCTACTTCGTCGACATGGGCGGGTTCAGTGTTCAGTGACACGCCGAGATCCCGATTCTCCGTGTCAGAGGGAGCTGTGCTCGTTTCTGTGGTCTGAATTTCTCAAATTATCGTGCTGGTGATGTGTTAGCAGATCTGGCACTGCTACTCCTACTATCATACTCTAACAGGCACCAAGTAATAAGTTTCTAAAATTTGTGCAATGCTCATACGGGCCTCACACAAAAATAGCTGAAGTAGGAGTCCTGCGTGTGAGCGTGCAGAACAATCCTTGGCTATCTGGCTTGAATTGGATGTCGGTCCAAAGGCCAAACACGACGGATACGTGCCTCCTGCCGCAGCAGGGTcaggctgggcggcggcgatccATCAAGCGAGGGCGAGGGAGTAGGCCTACTGCTGGGGCCCAGGCCGAAGGTACAGCTAGCGGTGCAGTTCTGCACCCCCTAACCACTCAGACCTTGTTTAGTTGAGGtgtataaaatttttgaaaagatatttttctatatttgaagtactaaatataaattaattataaaataaattacagaattcgtctgtaaatcgcgagacgaatctaatgagtctaattaatccatcattagatgttgtttactgtagcaatttagcgtctacTTAGGTTCATTAAatccgtctcgcgatttacaggcaaactgtgcaatgcgttttttatttcgtctaaatTTAATTTTCCATGTAGgtatcggaatttttttttgaaattttaaacttTGTAACTAAACAAGGGTGAGTTCTTTATCTTTCCGTACGCCGCTTGCGTCAGTAGGCCTATGCGTCAGCGTCATATAACGATCCACATCCGCTGCTGCTGGGAGGGAGGCCATCTACGCATCTTCATTCTTATCCTATTTGTGAAATGCAACCAGAGAGGTGACACCCGACGTATCAGACAGCTAGTTCGACTTGTCATGGCGGAGCCGGACGTTACCTAAGGCCAACTTCAATGTATGGAATATGAGGGGTGTTAGACCAGGCCACGTCATAGCTAGCTTTGCCAAATTCAGCATAATGTAGGCATTATCATGCATCTCATCATGGATTAGGTGGAATCCATAAGCACAGtttttctctccctcctctcctctttccTCTTGCTCCGGGCGCTGAAATAGGATACCGGTGCTAGCAACTGCTAAACTAACTAGCACCCTCATATCAATATATTGCACCCTCCCTACTGCCCCCTTGGACACAACGTTGAAGCTGCCCTAAACGTCCTTACGCTACGCCGTTGGGCGTTGGCTCTTCTGCacttgtgctcgtccaaggtcAACCGACCGTTCAGGCCCCAGCTCGCAGCCGGCAGCTCCAGCGACCACTCCGTCCGGACCGTGCCCGTGCGCGTGCCGTGACCTACTACAGGAGGATGCACGGGAACGGAACCGTGCTCGCAAACCGTCTCGTCCCGTTGGCAGGTGGATTGGGCACCGGAAACCCACCCCGGACGAACTCCAACAAGTCCGTCGGTCCGTCCTGTCGCGCTCATTAACGGGAATCATGTTACACGGCTGCACGACCTTCACGGCAAACGTACTCCGTACGGGCTCGCCGAAGCTCTGGCAAATCAGGCGCGATCCAGAGAGACAACCCATATGAGATGGGGAGATCActggcgtcttttttatttttattttttttaaatcattttttacataaatatattttcgatttcataatttacagttttgtacccctaccgcccggctgcggggcggcagggtacctgccgccaactggcggggcggtagggacctgaatgtaaataaaatttttgcatGTGTATTTCActggaaaattttcaggtgcatagcctaggtgcatgtttgtggatctattattcTACTGCTAAATGATGGAAATCCAAcaataatagatccacaaataTGCACttaggctatgcacctgaaaattttccagTGAAATACACATGAAAATAGTAGGCTATcacaaaattttcaggatttttagacaaacagaacaacagatacaaaataaactagattaaacacaacctaaaattttagcaggggcaaaattgacatttcacatgcatgagtattttttctcagtagatcttgatttaataaacctaacaaaatttagtttgtatttttttgattttttttataatttttaattgaatttagaagttcactgttctggaaactaaaaagaaaataattttttgcgtggcctaccgccccgccagttGGCGGTAGgtcccctgccgcccggcaggggggcggcaggctcccccaggGGTCAAAAtgtgattaaaaataaattttatttacattcaggtccctaccgccccgccagttggcggcaggtaccctgccgccccgcagccgggcggtaggggtacaaaactgtaaattatgaaaccaaaaatatatttctgtaaaaaataattttaaaaaatataaaaataaaaaagccgcgAGATCACTGGACAGTGGACACTGGCCGGGCCGATCCACCAAGCAGGGGACAAGGCACCTGTGCGCTGTGGGCCTGTGGTGGACCAGCGGCCGTCCTGGCGAGAAAGTGAGCCCACCTAGGCACGCCGGTCCCCGGGCCGGCCGTGACAGAGCTAGTTTGGGCTTTTAGCAGACCAACTCATCTGACTTCTGAGTCGGGCACTcggcatgattttttttctctttttgttcGCGCGAGTGGTGACCAGGGTTaaccttaccggtgggaaccggtccggtttgaccggccaaaattcaaaatttaaatttaaattcaaaaaatgaaaaattctcaaaaaattcctaaaaatacttcaagttgcgatgaatctaatggtatcaaattttctcaaaaattcgttcatttagtataatttgcggggatttaaagttaaatcaaaaaagaaaaagaaaaaaaatgggccggcccattaaggcccaccagtcaaaccgatcaaaccggccggtaaaccggtcaaaccgatcggtaaaccggtcaaaccgaccggtaaaccggtcgcacgggagcttttgaatttggatttgaattcaaaccggtcaaaccgaccggtaaaccggtaaaccgatcaaaccggccggtaaaccggttggaaccggttgaacggtagcttttgaatttatttgaatttggatttgaattcaaccggttccgaccggtaaccggtcaaaccggtccggtaaaccgaaaccggagcccggcggttaccggaaaCCGGTTGTGAAATAAAACCCTGGTGGTGATGCGTCGGCGTCTCGGCGAAGGCCGCTTCCTGCAGCAGCGTGCTTGTAGAAGAAAGGAGCAGCtggccctcaaaaaaaaaaaaaaaggagcagcTGGTCGTGATTCATCTGTCTTTCCAAGTCCAAGAAGTTCCCTGCACTCCTGCTCGTCGAGAAGAGCAGCACGGTTTCTCGGTGATGCATGATGCGCTGAGGGAGCCCCCGCGACGTGTATGCCGGCCAGCCGGTGCTCGTTGGTGGGTGCTTACAGCTCCGTAGCAGCGACGAGATGAGCCGGTGACATGCATGTCCGGCACCGGCCACTCGGATATCCGTTTCGGTCGTGTAGTATTATATTCCACCTCGATGATTTGCATCTCTATACGGAGGATCTACTCGCTAGCCAGTTGGATGGGCTTGATCAACGCACGGCCTCCAGCGTATAGCTCATGCCAAACTTATCACTGCGGCGGAACTTGAACCCCATTTGTAAATCTTGGATCCTCTTGCCATATTTCCAGCGGTAGCCCAGGTTCCGGGGCCTGCACAATGCCGAGCTTATTGAAGAAACGAAATTTTTGATTGAACTGTGCACAGCAAATGGAAACACCAGTTTTTAGGTGGCTCCCACAACCGACATCATCACAGAGGATCCCAGGCTTGAATTCAGTTGCATCACGCAGCGTTTTCGCCGGCCTTTCTTGCTCGCCACGCCCATAAATCTCGTTCCGATCTGGCGCAGCCATATCTCATCTCCCATCGCCTCTTCCAGCCTCCAAACcctgcctccttttctgtctCGATCTCGCCTCGATCTTAAACCCTACCGCAATTCGCAGACCCTCCGCGGCCGGCGCCATGGCCCCAGCCTCCGCCCTCGTCGGCccgcccgtcgccgtcgccttcAACGCTGATCcgaagccgcagccgcagccgaccAGCCGCTCGTCCCCCAACAACTCGTCCGACGAGAGCTCATCCATGGACGAAGATTCGCCTGCCCCAGGACCGACGACGGAGGAGGGGATCAGGCGGAAGCTCGCGTACGCCTCCTCCGGGGAACCCTGCGTCGACTTCTTCTTCCAGGTAGTCCCCAGCGTCACCTCCGAcgccgacctcgccgcgctCCTCGATGCGGCCTGGTCCTGGGACGCGTGCACCTCCCTCAAGCTCGTCTGCCACCTCCGGGACGTCCGCGGCCTCGGCAAGTCCGACAGGGACGGCTTCTACGCTGCCGCGCTCTGGATGCACGCGCGCCACCCGCTCACCCTCGCCGCCAACCTCGCCAACTTCACCAGGTTCGGGTGCCTCAAGGACCTCCCCGAGATCATCTACCCCATCCTCCACGGCCCCCGCGAGGACGACGACCGCAAGGGcgacggccgtcgccgccgcacaaAGCGCCGCCGCAGCGTCGACGAGGCGCAGGCTGCCAAGGAGAGGCTCAACAAGGAGGCGCAGCTGGCGCAGGCGGTGCTCTCTCGCTACGCCACCGACGAGGCCTTCCGCCACCTCTACGACAGCGTCGCCGAGACGCCGACACGTTTGCTGAGCTGCTCAAGTCCGACGTCGAACACCTGCGCTCCGGGGACACCGCCAAGATCGGGCTCGCGGCCAAGTGGTGCCCGTCGCTCCGTTCGTCCTACGACCGCTCGACCCTGCTCTGTGAGGCCATCGCTCGCCGCATCTTCCCGCACGAGCCGAACCAGGAGTACCTCAACCTCTCCGACGAACACTACACCTACCGCGTCCGCAATCAGCTCCGCCGCGAGGTGCTGGTGCGGCTTCGCAAGGTGCTCGAGCTCCCGGAGGTGTACATGAGCGCCGGCAAGTGGGACGACCTTCCGTACGCGCGCGTGGCGTCCGTGGCGATGCACAAGTACAAGGAAGCGTTCCAGAAGCACGACAAGCCCCGCGTGGCCGGCTTCTTCGACGAGGTGCGCACGGGCCACGCGAGGGTGGCTGCAGGCGCCGTGCTGCAGCACGAGCTGATTGCTGCGGCTCTCAATGGGGAGCACGACGAGGCGGCAGAGCTCCAGTGGCGCAGCATGGTGTCCGCGCTAGCCGCGGAGGGCCGGCTGGACAACTGCATTGCGGTGTGCGGACTCACTGGTCCCGCTCCCGCCACGGACCCTGCGACCTCGGCCGCCATCGCGCAGGGGCTCCTGATCTCGGAGCTGAGCCAGGAGCCGTGGAAGGGGAGGGTGATCACCTTCGACGAGACGCACAAGCTGCACAAGCTGCACGGCGCCAACCTCAAGGTGAAGCTGCAGCCGCTGGTGGCGGCCCTCCCTCCGCTCAAGAAGGGCGGCAACCTGCAACAACGGTTGTTGGTGATTGGACGTTCGGGTCAAGCCCCTGTAGGTAAACGgataggctacgctagcatcactaccgcatatacccaaaatacttgcgagtagaagattaTAGATCGTTActactagacgcgcagcgcagcggaagaagtcgcgcgtcgatgtagaggaagtagtcgatcacgtcccacgaaccgagctcctcgtacttgatcccagcagccgatcagcacagcagtcgcagcagcgcctccatggagtccacacgtacggggatgaaataccgggcgtcggtgtgctagcaccccacgcacggcatgggcagcgaccgagagagagggaggggcggcggctaggaggtggcacGGCTCACAGGggtcgcccccctagcccctccctcgtatatatagggcgtactaatgggcttctatctcataggcccattagtaaccataatctctcttggatcaatatcctcttgggcctttaaatcGTATTGTGAttatgggctcttgggcatatcaccaacaatctcccacttgcactagagacaatcatacaggcaagctttccaacattccaaaccccttaagcgtgtgacccgttaggttcatgtgtaggtggttgTGATCgcaaatcatttccgaatcacaagtcaatagcggcacctagcagggcatagtgactcacaaatacacataaagatcatatcggccgaaccttagatatactcatacaccgatccctttgccacatgataccagtcaagctcaaagtgagatgcgtgccaccttttgtgatagctcgaccattctctcgatctaatagtggattctattaataactaacctttagtcatcatgattaactctttaatcactttggcacggccatgcactttcaaatccaactatctcgaggggcccagagatatccctcccgttatctaggagggtcccgttatctaggagaggcaaattccatcttgatccgctcacatcccattccatgtttcatgacacacctgtaacctacttttgtaactacccagtcacggagtagcgtttagcagccccaagatgcaccactacacacagtgagaaacaatggcgatctcaggtctaaggatccagtaggtataacactcaagaataactgatggcacatacaaaataacaatcccaacattatcttggagtgggtcaatccaacaccatgttcaccaacatgtgtccacatcattaatccgatatctccatatccatgatccgtgaaacatgatcatcaattaatgcatgtgctagtctcaacgtcgttgttgtcccacacagcgacataaactagggataatttagaatcatatcattgtcaacaaagagtttcacgaacaagtcacatacttgataatcaatgtaaaaaaataatcatccatggaacaaataacaattatttatcattacataaacatactcatgacacaaaaatctcccacgcaaactagaattactgatgtaagtatctaatacacatagatctcatgtgcgcctcatgatTTGGTTGTgagagaggcttcgtcaacggatcagcaacgtttgaatccgtgtgcaccttgcaaatcttcacatcacctctctcaacaaagttacggatgaggtgatacttccgtagtatatgtctggactttttagttgttctaggctcctttgctagtgcaacggcaccactattatcacaatagaggtccactggactggacgcactaggaacaatacccaagtcagaaacaaactttctgatccaaacagcttcttttgcagcttcggaagctacaatatactcggcctctatcatcgaatcagccaccgtatcttgcttggaactcttccagctcactgccccaccattgaggcagaaaacaaaactggattgcgatttggagtcatctttgtctgtttgaaaa
This genomic interval carries:
- the LOC120675045 gene encoding uncharacterized protein LOC120675045, translating into MAPASALVGPPVAVAFNADPKPQPQPTSRSSPNNSSDESSSMDEDSPAPGPTTEEGIRRKLAYASSGEPCVDFFFQVVPSVTSDADLAALLDAAWSWDACTSLKLVCHLRDVRGLGKSDRDGFYAAALWMHARHPLTLAANLANFTRFGCLKDLPEIIYPILHGPREDDDRKGDGRRRRTKRRRSVDEAQAAKERLNKEAQLAQARRRDADTFAELLKSDVEHLRSGDTAKIGLAAKWCPSLRSSYDRSTLLCEAIARRIFPHEPNQEYLNLSDEHYTYRVRNQLRREVLVRLRKVLELPEVYMSAGKWDDLPYARVASVAMHKYKEAFQKHDKPRVAGFFDEVRTGHARVAAGAVLQHELIAAALNGEHDEAAELQWRSMVSALAAEGRLDNCIAVCGLTGPAPATDPATSAAIAQGLLISELSQEPWKGRVITFDETHKLHKLHGANLKVKLQPLVAALPPLKKGGNLQQRASKKIKIPTGVFSILSTAVVGGLRRDMMVKRVFVLSDMDFDGWAGTAAPWDTEYHGISNQFTAEGFAAPEVVFWNVGTSKTSMPVVAALVSGYSKNLVRLFLEADGNLTPATVMADAISGPEYDALEVFD